The stretch of DNA GTTACTCAATAGTGCTGGGCCATTCACTGATGCTAAAGTGCCGACAGAACCAAATCCCACGAAGAAGTTTTTTAGTGAGACAACGCGATCGCTTTTTCGGCAACCTTGGGCAAGTTTTCTGTTGTTTCAGTATGTACGGCAGCGCTCTTTGATTCGGCAAACCCTAGAAAAAGTTTACCTAGATAAGAGTGCTGTTACAGACCAACTGGTAGAAGAAATTTATCAACCTTCTTGCGATCCTGGTGCGCCAGGGGTGTTTGCTTCTGTCTTTAGCAGTCCTCAAGGGGAAAATGTCGATGTGTTGCTTAAGCAACTAACTTGTCCGTTGTTACTGTTGTGGGGAGAAGCAGACCCCTGGATGAATGCTAAAGAAAGGGGAGCAAAGTTTCGTGAGTTTTATCCTCAACTTACAGAACATTATCTCCGCGCTGGTCATTGTCCCCATGATGAAGTGCCAGAGCAAGTTAATTCTGTGATGCGCTCCTGGGTATTGTCGATTTTGTGAAAGTGACAGGAAATAGAAGTAAAATATCATCAACCGTAGGGTGGGTTAGGCACGGGCAATAATGGCATCATAATCAATAATTAATTTCCCTGCTGTAACCCACCAATTTCGTCCCAAAGGGAGAATTATGATTTGATATTTTTTTCACTGGCGAGCTACTTCAACCCGTCCCGACAATAGATAATTGCTAAAATTTCCTGGGTTTGAAGTAACTAATCACATTGTTTAGATAATTCTATAGCAAAGGCATTTGATTGCCTCTAAGCTAAATCGGCAAAGACTTTTGCAACAAAAATATAGCCTAGCGAGAGATTGCAAAGTTATTTGTATTTTTGTTAAAAAGTATTAAGAACTCTCGTGGACGCAAAACGGTATGTTTGGTGGCATCACTGGTTTAAAAGATAATTCTGGCAGCGATTGGGGAGAGCGTATGCTTAACACCGTTGCCAGCAAGACCATTCGCCACCTGTTTACCCAGAGTGAGTCGGTAGAGGTGAATGTTCGTTGCTTCCCTTCTAGCAAGTTGCTACAGGGCAGCATTGATAACTTTAAAATGAGTGGTCGCGGCTTAGTGATTAAGCGCGATTTTCGGGTTGAGGAGATGTCATTTGAGACAGATGCCGTCTCTATCGACTTTAGCTCAGTGGTAAAGGGTCAGCTTTCCCTCAAGCAACCTACTCAAGCTGTTGCACAGGTGATTTTATCTGAAGCAGATTTAAACCAATCTTTCAAAGCAGAATTGGTAACAAAGCGCCTGCAAAATCTTGATTTACCAGCTTTAACAGACTTATCTGGTGGCGAACCTGTTTCTTTTACAGATGTTCGGGTGCTGTTGTTACCAAATAATCAGTTAAGCATCGCGGCTCAAACTGAACTACCGCAGCATGGAATTGTGCCAATTAGCATGACTGCTACTTTAGATGTAGAAAGACGGCGGCGGATTTCATTTAAAAAACCTCAGTTTGAAGCTGATGCTGTGCCTGAGTCTGTGCGGGATATTTCTCAAAAGTTATCGGTTGCTTTAGCAGATATTTTGGATAATATGGTTGATTTAGATCGTTTTGATCTTGATGGGGTGATGTTACGAATCAACCGCTTGGAAACTCAGGGCGACAAGTTAGTTTTTAGTGGTTACGCGCAAATTGAGCGTGTTCCAGGTAGTAATTGAATTTTTTTAATTTGTGTAAGGAGCGATCGCAACTACTTAACAGCCGATGTTATAAAGTGAGTAAACTCCAATCTTGCACCTATGGTTAGCATGACGCGGAGCATATGCCTGTTTTAGCAATGGTGCAAGATCTGAGTAAATATCATGGTTAGAAAGCGCGGGCTGACGCTTGGTAAATTTGCACCTTTCCACAAAGGACATCAGTTGTTAATTGAAACAGCCTTATCAGAAATGGATGAGGTAATTGTAGTTATTTACGATTGTCCTGAAACGACTAATGTTCCTCTCAATATCCGTTCTAACTGGCTTAAAAAATTATATCCTAACCTTAAAATAATACTCGCATGGGATGGCCCTACTGAAGTAGGAAATACACCAGAAATTAAGCAAAAGCAAGAAGATTACATTATTAATAATCTCAAAATCAAAGCAATAACCCACTTTTACTCTAGCGAATTTTATGGCGAACACATGAGTGTGGCTTTAGGGGCAGTTAATCGCATTGTAGATAAAGATCGCCATCTAGTGCCTATCTCTGGTACAAAAATCAGAAATAACCTCTTTAAAGAACGTGAGTACTTGCATCCTTACGTTTATCGTGACTTAATTACTAATGTAGTTTTTCTCGGCGCACCTTCTACAGGCAAAACTACAATTTCTTCTCAACTAGCGCAAGAATATAACACAGTTTGGATGCCAGAATATGGGCGAGAGTATTGGGAAAATCATCAAATTAATCGACGATTATCTTTAGAGCAATTAGTAGAAATTGCTGATGGACATCTAGAGCGGGAAGAAGCATTGTTAGAGAAAGCCAATAAATATTTATTTACAGATACCAATGCTATTACTACTTATATTTTTTCTCAATACTATCATAATCAAGTAGCGCCACAATTAGATAGATTAGCCCAAAAAGCAGTTAGTCGTTATGATTTAGTATTTGTTTGCGATTTAGACATTCCTTATAATGATACTTGGGATCGTTCTGGAGATGCAAATAGGCAAATCTTTCAAAAACAAATTATTAGCGACCTCATCGTTCGTAAAATCCCCTTCTTTTTACTACAAGGGGATCTCAAAACTAGGGTACAAGATGTAAAAAGTATTTTAGCGAAATATCGAAAGTATGATAATTTAGTGCAATTATTTAAAATAAAGAATTAAATAAAATAAAAATGTGGGAATTGTTTAGTGTAAATAATATTGCCTTTACGGTCTTGGGCTATCCCATGAGCTATATAGAATTTATTGGTACTATTCTATATTTATGGTCAGCATGGCTAGTAGCGCAAAAGCAAATATTAACATGGCCAGTTGGGATTGTAAGCGTGCTACTTTACATGGCGCTGTTTTACCAAATTCGATTATATTCAGATACGCTGGAACAGGTTTATTATTTAGGAACGAGTGTTTATGGCTGGTGGTGGTGGAGTAAATCGAATCATCAGATAGACAAAGCAATTTCTTTCCGATACAGTTCAAGACGTAACACAATTTTATTTTTAGCTATAACATTAGCAATTTCCTTTGCTACTGGTGCTTTCATGAGTCGCATAGATGTAATATTGCCTGCTTTTTTTCCAGAAAAGGCTTCTTTTCCTTATTTAGATGCCTTGACAACAATTATGAGTTTTACTGCGACTTTGCTAATGATTCAAAAACGCGTAGAAAGTTGGTACTACTGGATTGTTGTTGATGTGATTGGAATTGGATTGTATTACGTTAAAGAAGTACGATTTATTGCTATGTTGTATGTTATTTTGTTAGCGATCGCTATTAAGGGTTTAATATCTTGGCATCAGACTACTCAAACAGCACCAGTTATTAATGAAATCAAGTAAGCGCAGATTTTTTCATAGTTACATACCTCATTATTAATAAGATTAATGTCAAAATTCATGACGGCGATCGCGCTTTAACTATTGCCCCAAACTTCGCTTAAATCCAAAACAAACCCAGGTAAGACATCTTCCCCTGATAAAGTTACAGGATGATCTAATACTTCCACATCTTGATGTTGCCGATAAATTTCCACTCGTTGATTTTTAGGATCAATTAACCAACCGAGTCTTGCACCATTAGCGATATACTCCTTCATTTTGGTGCGTAGAGGTTCCAAATTATCGTTTTTAGAACGCAATTCCATGACGAAATCAGGACACAAAGGTACAAAGCTTTGTTGCTGTTCCTTTGTGAGTACGTTCCATCTTTCAATACTTACCCATGCTGCATCAGGAGAACGATCCGCACCATTGGGAAGATAAAAACCTGTGGAAGAATCAAATGTTTTACCCAGTTGGGTTTGACGGTTCCATAGCCAAAGTTGCCCAGAAAAATCAGAGTTTCTGTTTCCTGTCTCGCCTCCTGTTGGTGGCATAACAATCAACTCTCCTTTTGCAGTTCGTTCTAATTGTAAATCTCGATTGGCGATCGCTAATTCAACAAACTGCTCATGGGTAAGCGACAGTGTTAAAGTCGGTGGGATATTAACGGCAATGGCTTGAGTAAGGTTTGCTTGTGTCATATTCTGATAAGTAGTGCGAGTCAAAATGCCCGCTTATCATAATTTTAATTAACTCGCTGAACTAAAGAACCTTCTAAATTAGTACGATAAGTCCAACTTTGCGAACCACTATTTACAGTTACTTGCCAACCTCTATTTAAAACTGGATCGCAGGGATAAGGAAATGTTGGACGTTCGCACCCAGCGCTAATTGCGGCTTGTTCAGCTTTCACAATCTTTAATGAATTTATTGGTACATTTGACTCTTGAGACGCTTTTTGTAAAACAGCACTTTTGAGTTGTTGAGGTAAGTTAGCAACATTAAAGCTACTCGTTGCTTCATTCAATCTAACTCTAGAACCAGTTTCATCAGAACGATAAACTAACTTTTCCGCTCCAGCTTGTAAGGTTATTTCCCATGCAGGCATATTTATTTTTGTACAACCTTCGCCTAGTTTGGGTAAGTTTAAGCAGCCATTTGTGTAAATTTTTTCTGCTTTAATAATCTGTAAGCTACCCCCAGGAATGCCTGTGCGTCCATAGGCATAACGAAAAACAGTATCTATAACTACTTGAGGTAGCTTGCTACTAGGTTGATTAGCAGTTTGGATAAATTTTACTGTTTTAGTAATATCCCGAATATGTTGCTTATTTGCATATAAAGCAAAATGACGATATGTACCTGAATCAAGTTGTACAGGTTGAGGATAACGGGCAATTAATTTAGCAGCACCTTTTTCTAAGCGTGGTTGATCGGCAGAAGGTAAAATTAAACAAGCTGGTTGATTTTGGACTTTTAAGCTGAGTATTTGAGGACGAGAACCATAAGGGCGTAATTTATGATTAGCATCAGATTGACACATGGCTTGTGGCGTTGCTGCATCACCTGCTGATACTAAAAAGAAGCCATTTCTACCGCTATAGCGTTCTGGTTCTCCTTTTACAGGTTGCCAGTTTTTAGGGTATTTAAAGTTAACTTTATATTTAGAACTTGTGTAGGTTTGCCAATTAGAATTAGATTTAATTTGAGCTTGACTTACCAAAAAGGTATTGGTAACAATTGCTGGTTGTTGCTCAACTGTGTTAACTTTCTGCGTTGAGGAAGTTTCTATATTAGTTAGGGAAAGAGAGTGACTTTTGCTGTTACCGGAACTAAGTAAAGTAGCAAGGGGAAGTCCAACTGCAAAACCGAGGATGAAAGGTAGCGATCGCAAAACCATCTTCTGTATCTTTTAATCTACTAGACTATAGAATCAACGCTGCGATCGCTGATTCCAGAATCTACATCTTTCTCAATAGTTTCGGCTGTTGAGCTTGGAGTTAAGTATGTAGGCATAAATAAACTTATAGTAATTTTCCCAATCACCATTCACCAGTCCCCAGTTGCCGCAATCACAAATAACGTTAAATTTTACCCCAGTACTTAATTAATTCCTCATAATTAAAAATCAAAGTAAATATAAGGTAGACCACCTTCAGGAGCCAATAGCCACACAGCAAACAGACACACAGGTACTAAAAGCAGCTTTACAGGCCAATTTAACTGTAATTTTAAACCTTTATGAAAACCATAAACGACAGCCATAAACATAGCTAGTAAAGTTAATAGCCAAGCTAGTTGCACAGGTTCCAAACCAATTCCTTCTCTATATACTTTTTGCACAAACTGACTATCAGCTTGGTATCCCCATAAATGTGAAAATACTAATCCAGATTGTTTGAGATTTGGTAAGCGGAAAAATATCCAAGTAATGAAAACCATTAATTGGGTAATTAACCATCCAACTATCGCACCACTCCAACTTGACCACCAATGTCTAGCTTGGTCATAACGCATAGATATAGCTTCGGTGAGGCGATGAACTACTAATCCAATACCATGTAATGCACCCCAAACGACATAGCCCCATGCAGCACCATGCCAAATACCAGCAACTAACATGATAATTAGTAAATTTAGGCAAGTTCTCTGCAACCCCTGACGGGAACCACCGAGAGGAAAATAGAGATAATTTCTTAACCAATCCCCTAATGTTATATGCCATCTCCGCCAAAATTGGGCAATACTGGTGGTGAAATAGGGGAAATTGAAATTTTCAGGCAGATTAAATCCTAATAAAATAGCACTGCCTCGCGCTATATCTACATAACCACTAAAGTCTAAATAAAGTTGAAAACCATAAGCGAAAGTAGCTAACCATAAATCTCCGCTACCTGCTCTTTCTAAGTTGCCAGCACCCCAAATTACATCGACAACTCTACCTAAATTATCGGCAATAAGTGCTTTTTTGATTGCGCCACAAGTTATTAGCCATAGACCTTCTGCTATCCAATCTAAGCTGGGGAATTGTAAGGTTTTAAGCTGCTCGGCAAAATAATGATAGCGTGTAATGGGGCCTGAGATAGCTTTAGGAAAAAATAATTTGTATGCTACAAAATTGAGGAGTTGTCCGCTAGCAGGTGCGCCACGGTAAACATCAATTAAATAAGCGATACATTCAAATGTGAAGAATGATATTCCTAAAGGAGCAATTAGGCGATCGCTAACCCAATTTGCACCAGTTTCCGCTATAGGTAAATTTAAAACTGAGGCAATGGTTGTTAAGAAAAATGGTATATACTTAAAACTCAACAATAACAATACGTTGAAAGCAATACCAAGCAATAAGATTAACCGCCTTTCTTCTTGCCAACGAGCAAGTACTTGCTGCCAATCTTGATTAGAAATGTTGGGGTTTTTAGCTTGTTTTCCTAGGGTTGCCTTATCACCAATGATTCTTCCTAAAGCAAAGTTAATTACAGTAATAAGGATTAGTAAAGGAATATATTGGATTTGTAGTGTTGCATAAAAAAATAAGCTAACAATTATGATTGTGCCTAGTTGGAATGATTGTGTTGGCAAAATACTGAATGATGCACTTCGCACTGACCAATAAATTCCTAAAACAATTAGGATAAATAGTCCATAGATAGGTGAAACAAAACTCATGCTGAATTTAGGTCAATTGGAAATATTATAGTTTTAAATAGCTACTTCTTTGGCCAAGGAATCATGGAGTTTTGCACTAGTTCTTGAGAAACTTCAAAAGCACCATAACGGTTAAGATGGCTAGGATCAGAAAACAATTGATTTTGGTTAGGCCACAACAGGCTAAGGTCTTGTAAGATTAGTTTATTTTCTTGTTGCTGTTGTTGAATATAGTTAATGAATTGTACCTCATATTTTTGACGCACTGGGTCTAAATATTGCTTAGTGAGTGGCATATTGACAAACACTAGAGGGATTTGGCGTTCCTGAAGAAATTGTCCTAAAGCGGCTAATGCAATGTCTTGCTGACCATTTAGCTCAAATGAGTCATAATCGTTGTCATAATCACCGCTAACTTTGGCATAACGCTGGTAATAGGTAGTTGGCTGGAAACGAATTGAGAGCGGTAGGAAGCCATCAACATCAAAGTTGCTAACATTTAGTGAAGTTTCAGGTGAATTGGTGTTAGATTCGGCAACGGATGGTTGTTGTATTGTTGGTATGATACTGGCATATTGCTGACTTAGGACAGTTTTTAAGCGATCGCGCAATGGATAAGTTGTAGAAATTTTACCCAAAATTTCATTGAGCCAGTTGTTAACAGATTGAGAACTTAAGCCGGAACCAGAACCGGATTTTTTGGCTGTGTCGCTAATTTCAGAATTATCATTAATATTAGCTGGTGACCAATTACCAGCAAGTAGTTGCTGAAAACCATCAGAAGCCGCGATCGCACTATAAGTTAGATCTACTCGTCCACTGTTAAACGACCGCGCCCCATCTGCCCAGATAATCAATTTGGGTAACTGTGTTTTCGTCAACAAGCGACGAATCATAAAGTCTACAACTTGGTTTGTAGCACCATTTATTCCAAAGTTAAATACGCTGAGATCGCCGTAACCTTTAGCTGCTAATGCGGCTTTAAGCGCTGCTGGATCAACACCTCGCAGAGCGCGAGAACTGCCAACGATTAGAATATCAGGAGTACCGCTTGTAGCACAGATTTGTTGGTAAAGAGCTAACTTTTGATCTAATAAACTGTTGTTAAATGAGGGGTTATCTGTTTCTGGGATTTGTACTAACTTAGTTGGATTATTTTTTGCTATATCTTGTGGAACTAATGAACTAGCACTCATCTGTCCAGATGATGTCACACCAAGAGTCGATGTTTCTGCTTGTTTAGAGGCATCCAACGGCTGTTGAGGATCTGATTGGCGATCGCTAGTAAAGCTATTTTTATTTGATCCAGTAAACCCTTTGCCATTAAAAACACTGCTATTATCTATCCTTGATTTCTGCAAAGACAACTGAGGTAGCGGATTCATATCAATTGCTTCAAGATCAGATTTCTTTGCTGTTGCTACCGCCTGTGTTTGCACCTGTTGCGCTGTTGTGGCAAGCTGGCTAACTTTGGCTAACTGTTGAGATGAACGCAAAATATAACCAATGAACCAATCGGCTTGAATTGTTAGTAATAATCCCAGCATAGCCCAGACACCAGCTACTTTTACCGCTTGAGAATTACCAGAAATTTCCATACCTTCAGTATGAGGAATAGCACCCGCGTCTTTTAGATCCGTATTAACAATAAATAGCTGAGACAAACAAAGCCACTGCTGCAATATTATTGCTGCATCATTAATCCTTTTTTTTACTGCGGATTGAAAGTTGTTTGGATGTTGTTGAGCAAGTGCAGAATTGCGGTTTTGTGGATTCTGTGTAACACCAACACTGTCAGCATTTTGTGCAGCTAATAATGATTCAGATGTTGAGACATTGCGGTTGACGAAATCAATCCCGTAATTCCACACAGGTGATGATTGACCAGCACGACGACCATAGATCCGCACACCAGCAACATTAGAAATTTCTATCTGGCTCAAAAACTTAGCAATTTGGGGCGCGACTTGTCTTTGGAGAGGACAAACCACAGCTTCGCTCATGATATGCAACAAATCTTGTTTGTGCTTCAGAGTAATCCGAATTCCACCTGTTGCTAAACGTCGATCTAAATCAGGATTAACTAAGCGTTGGAGCAAAAATATCAGAGCATCGCGATCTCCCTGTTGGGCTAAGGTTAAAGCAGTCGGAGCTAAAGCTGGATGTATTGAGGCGGGTAAATTCAGCCATTCAACCCAAGCTGGAGGTTGAGCCGTTGAACGGTTATTAGCAACAAGGGCATAAATTTTAGCTGCATGGATGCCTTGGGGAGCCAAAGACTCTAATAAAGGTGCGATCGCAGCAAGCGCAAGTTGGCGATCTGGAAATCCTACTTCTTTTGTTAATAAACTACAAAATAAATGCAGAGTTAAATCTTTGATTACTACTCGGACTTCTATCCCCTGTGGTGTTAGGGTTTGATTTAGTAGAAGTGCGATCGCACTCACGTCTCCCCAACGCGCCCAATCTTTCACCATTTCTTCTGGGGGAGTTAAATCTATCCGCCAAAACCAATCTGGATTAGTTTCACCCTTAGCTTGAGCGCGAACAACCGCATCACGGAAACCCTCTAACCTTAAAATCCGTAAGTGTTGCGCCACAGGTTCAGCAAGCATTGATGGATCTGGACTGTTAGTAGTATCACAAATTACCCACAGCCGCCGTGGTGAACTAATAATAGTAAAATCTGAAGCTTGCAATCCATCATTGCTAGCAAACTCAACAGTTTGAACTTCATCCTTTTTCTGGATAATTTGGATAAAAACTTTGACCCGAATACCCAAATAACTCAGCTTTTCATTTAGATAGCGGGCAATAGCATCCGGTTCAGCAGATTTAGCTAAACTAACGGTGGCAGGTGGAGAATTAATCATGATATTTGGCGAATCCCCTACTCTTGCACTTTACCGATGTGGCGCATCATTCTCCCCTCATCCTCTGATGTGATTTAGATTGATTTTTTCTACCCACGCGGATCGTTGGCTATTAAACATCTGTATTTATCTGTAATTTCGTAGTTACAGGCAACGCTGCACGTACATCTTTGGTTAAAAATCTCTCAAAATCACTTTTAAAGGTAGGTTCTTAAAGGTTATAGCCCAGATTGTGACACGCTTACGTATTTTCTCACATCACTCATTAGTTAGTTGGGATGAGCTACCTATATGTATACCTTCTGTGCTTAAAATACATTTCTAGCAAAATTGCTGGCATAAATTGTAGTTTTTTGATCTTAATAGTGCTATAGAAGTAGAAGCACACCAAGAAAAATGGTTTCTCTGGTCTTTGTGGTAGTTCTAGGTCATTGGTAATTGGTTATGGGTCATTGTTAATTGTTCAGGTCAAGCCAGCAGCATAAATTTACAGCGCTTAGAGCTATAAATTAAGTAATAAATTGAGATTATACGGGACGACCGCTAAAATGCCATCTTCTAATCAAAACTTACCTATAACCAATCAAGTTAACGCTCCTGGGTTATTTATTCCTACAGAAATTTGCTTGACTTTAGCGACTGGTTCCTTTCTAATCGGAATGCTAGGATTGCAAACCATCAGTAAGTGCCTACAGTCTGCTGGAATGGCTAGTGAAGAAGTATTTAGAGGTGAACTATTACCCATACTACATTTTCCCAATCCCAGCAATTCTTGAGTTTGCTAGTCCTGGTAAATCATCAGGTAATTTTCATGAATCTAGCAGTTGGTGTAGGGTAAGACCAATGCTTGAGAAAATTCCTCATACAATACATTAGATTATCTTTGTTGAGCGAGAACCTGTTCTATGAGTTCGCTACTCCACACGCACGATCAGGAATTGACGGTAACATCTGCCTCTGATCTATTTCTGCGCCATCGTCTCAAAGTTGTAGAGGACTTATGGGAGTCTGTTCTGCGACAGGAGTGCGGTCAGGAACTGGTAGATTTGCTCAAGCAATTGCGCTCTCTTTGTTCACCAGAAGGGCAGACTCCGGAATTGCCAGAAACATCAGTACCAAAGCTGATTGAAA from Oculatellaceae cyanobacterium encodes:
- a CDS encoding alpha/beta fold hydrolase — translated: MQYSQATATAPIPGTYWQWREQSIYYVKAGKRQLGKPPLLLIHGFGASTDHWRKNISGLSDDFEVWAIDLLGFGRSAKPEWQYGGDLWRDQLYDFISNVIGQPVVLAGNSLGGYSALCVAAQRPDAAVGLVLLNSAGPFTDAKVPTEPNPTKKFFSETTRSLFRQPWASFLLFQYVRQRSLIRQTLEKVYLDKSAVTDQLVEEIYQPSCDPGAPGVFASVFSSPQGENVDVLLKQLTCPLLLLWGEADPWMNAKERGAKFREFYPQLTEHYLRAGHCPHDEVPEQVNSVMRSWVLSIL
- a CDS encoding DUF2993 domain-containing protein, which produces MFGGITGLKDNSGSDWGERMLNTVASKTIRHLFTQSESVEVNVRCFPSSKLLQGSIDNFKMSGRGLVIKRDFRVEEMSFETDAVSIDFSSVVKGQLSLKQPTQAVAQVILSEADLNQSFKAELVTKRLQNLDLPALTDLSGGEPVSFTDVRVLLLPNNQLSIAAQTELPQHGIVPISMTATLDVERRRRISFKKPQFEADAVPESVRDISQKLSVALADILDNMVDLDRFDLDGVMLRINRLETQGDKLVFSGYAQIERVPGSN
- a CDS encoding AAA family ATPase, with the translated sequence MVRKRGLTLGKFAPFHKGHQLLIETALSEMDEVIVVIYDCPETTNVPLNIRSNWLKKLYPNLKIILAWDGPTEVGNTPEIKQKQEDYIINNLKIKAITHFYSSEFYGEHMSVALGAVNRIVDKDRHLVPISGTKIRNNLFKEREYLHPYVYRDLITNVVFLGAPSTGKTTISSQLAQEYNTVWMPEYGREYWENHQINRRLSLEQLVEIADGHLEREEALLEKANKYLFTDTNAITTYIFSQYYHNQVAPQLDRLAQKAVSRYDLVFVCDLDIPYNDTWDRSGDANRQIFQKQIISDLIVRKIPFFLLQGDLKTRVQDVKSILAKYRKYDNLVQLFKIKN
- the pnuC gene encoding nicotinamide riboside transporter PnuC, which translates into the protein MWELFSVNNIAFTVLGYPMSYIEFIGTILYLWSAWLVAQKQILTWPVGIVSVLLYMALFYQIRLYSDTLEQVYYLGTSVYGWWWWSKSNHQIDKAISFRYSSRRNTILFLAITLAISFATGAFMSRIDVILPAFFPEKASFPYLDALTTIMSFTATLLMIQKRVESWYYWIVVDVIGIGLYYVKEVRFIAMLYVILLAIAIKGLISWHQTTQTAPVINEIK
- a CDS encoding Uma2 family endonuclease — translated: MTQANLTQAIAVNIPPTLTLSLTHEQFVELAIANRDLQLERTAKGELIVMPPTGGETGNRNSDFSGQLWLWNRQTQLGKTFDSSTGFYLPNGADRSPDAAWVSIERWNVLTKEQQQSFVPLCPDFVMELRSKNDNLEPLRTKMKEYIANGARLGWLIDPKNQRVEIYRQHQDVEVLDHPVTLSGEDVLPGFVLDLSEVWGNS
- a CDS encoding MBOAT family protein; translated protein: MSFVSPIYGLFILIVLGIYWSVRSASFSILPTQSFQLGTIIIVSLFFYATLQIQYIPLLILITVINFALGRIIGDKATLGKQAKNPNISNQDWQQVLARWQEERRLILLLGIAFNVLLLLSFKYIPFFLTTIASVLNLPIAETGANWVSDRLIAPLGISFFTFECIAYLIDVYRGAPASGQLLNFVAYKLFFPKAISGPITRYHYFAEQLKTLQFPSLDWIAEGLWLITCGAIKKALIADNLGRVVDVIWGAGNLERAGSGDLWLATFAYGFQLYLDFSGYVDIARGSAILLGFNLPENFNFPYFTTSIAQFWRRWHITLGDWLRNYLYFPLGGSRQGLQRTCLNLLIIMLVAGIWHGAAWGYVVWGALHGIGLVVHRLTEAISMRYDQARHWWSSWSGAIVGWLITQLMVFITWIFFRLPNLKQSGLVFSHLWGYQADSQFVQKVYREGIGLEPVQLAWLLTLLAMFMAVVYGFHKGLKLQLNWPVKLLLVPVCLFAVWLLAPEGGLPYIYFDF